TTCGACACCAACTTCGCAGGAATACAAACCTCTTCTCAGCAGAGCTTTTCTCAAATTGGTGGGTCTGAGTGGACTTGAACCACCGACCTCACCCTTATCAGGGGTGCGCTCTAACCACCTGAGCTACAGACCCAATAAAGTGCTTCTCTCTTCATAACAAACAATCTGTGTGAACACTGCCAGGCGCTTCGTAAGGAGGTGATCCAACCGCAGGTTCCCCTACGGTTACCTTGTTACGACTTCACCCCAGTCATGAATCACACCGTGGTAAACGCCCCCCTTGCGGTTAAGCTATCTACTTCTGGTGCAACCCACTCCCATGGTGTGACGGGCGGTGTGTACAAGGCCCGGGAACGTATTCACCGTGACATTCTGATTCACGATTACTAGCGATTCCGACTTCATGGAGTCGAGTTGCAGACTCCAATCCGGACTTAGACGTACTTTAGGAGGTCCGCTCCAGCTCGCACCTTCGCTTCCCTTTGTATACGCCATTGTAGCACGTGTGTAGCCCTGGTCGTAAGGGCCATGATGACTTGACGTCGTCCCCACCTTCCTCCGTTTTATCAACGGCAGTCTCCTTTGAGTTCCCGACCTAATCGCTGGCAACAAAGGATAAGGGTTGCGCTCGTTGCGGGACTTAACCCAACATTTCACAACACGAGCTGACGACAGCCATGCAGCACCTGTCTCACAGTTCCCGAAGGCACTCCCTCATCTCTGAAAGATTCTGTGGATGTCAAGACCAGGTAAGGTTCTTCGCGTTGCATCGAATTAAACCACATGCTCCACCGCTTGTGCGGGCCCCCGTCAATTCATTTGAGTTTTAACCTTGCGGCCGTACTCCCCAGGCGGTCGATTTATCGCGTTAGCTTCGGAGCCCATCACTCTAGGCAACAAACTCCAAATCGACATCGTTTACAGCGTGGACTACCAGGGTATCTAATCCTGTTTGCTCCCCACGCTTTCGCATCTCAGCGTCAGTATCTGTCCAGAAGGCCGCCTTCGCCACCGGTATTCCTCCACATCTCTACGCATTTCACCGCTACACGTGGAATTCTACCTCCCTCTACAGTACTCCAGATCACCAGTTTTAAATGCTATTCTCAGGTTGAGCCCGAGGCTTTCACACCTAACTTAATCATCCGCCTACATGCCCTTTACGCCCAGTCATTCCGATTAACGCTCGCACCCTCCGTATTACCGCGGCTGCTGGCACGGAGTTAGCCGGTGCTTCTTCTGTAACTAACGTCAATTATATGTGCTTATCCCACACATAACTTCCTCATCACCGAAAGTACTTTACAACCCTAAGGCCTTCTTCATACACGCGGCATGGCTGCATCAGGGTTTCCCCCATTGTGCAATATTCCCCACTGCTGCCTCCCGTAGGAGTCTGGACCGTGTCTCAGTTCCAGTGTGGCTGGTCATCCTCTCAGACCAGCTAGAGATCGTCGCCTTGGTGAGCCTTTACCCCACCAACTAGCTAATCTCATATGGGTTCATCAAATGGCAAGTGCCCGAAAGCACCCTTTGGTCTCGCGACATTATTCGGTATTAGCAGTCGTTTCCAACTGTTGTCCCAATCCATTCGGCAGATCCCCATACATTACTCACCCGTCCGCCACTCGTCATCAAGTGCAAGCACTCATGTTACCGTTCGACTTGCATGTGTTAAGCCTGCCGCCAGCGTTCAATCTGAGCCATGATCAAACTCTTCAATTTAAAGTTTGATGCTCAATAACTGTCTCTGACATATTCAAATGAATCTTCAGTGTCACTTATTAAGACTTGATTTCTTTTAAGTCCGTAGACTTTAATTCTTTGTCCTAACAGTGCCCACACAGATTGTCTGTTATTTACTTTTTAAAGAGCTGACAGTTTTTTCCGTTTCGGCTTACTGTCTCAAGGGTTGCGTATACTACGCTACCTCTTATTTCATGTCAAGAAGTTTTTTAACTTTTTTTAAAAACTTTCTTCACTTCACTTTGCAACCTTGACTTTCTTTTCGTTCGTCTCAATCGCTAAGTGAGTTGGGCATTATAGAGAACTTTTTCTTTTTAGCAAGCATAAAATGTCATTTTATTTTCAGTCGCGCAATCTTTAATCATGACTAAATATTAACTAATTGATATTTAATAAGATCATACTTTTTTAAGCTCTCAAGAGTTTTATCTACCTGAGGATTAAATAATGTACTGATAACAGTATGACTCATTTGATTCTTATCATTAATAAGTGCTAAGTCATAATTATCCTTTAATAAATAATGAACTCTAGATGCAATGGCATGACCTGAATCAATAAAAGTAGAGAGCGGAAAAATCTCTTGGAGCTCATCTTTAATAAATGGATAATGCGTACATCCTAAAACAATAGTATCTGGAACAACTGTTAATTGTAACCATGGTTGCATGAGCATATTTAGTTTTTCTTTATCAACGGCAATACCTTGTAATTTAGCCTCAGCAATCATTGCTAATTCCGACACACCTAGCAACTCTATATGAAATCCCTGAGCAAATTCATTTATTAGATTGTAAGTATATTGTCTTTGAACCGTTGCTTTCGTTGCCAGTAAACCTATACATTTATTCTGAGTGATTAAAGTAGCAGGTTTAATTGCTGGCACCACACCCACAATTGGAATTAAAAATGATTGCCGCAATGAAGGTAAACATATAGTACTAGCTGTATTACACGCAATTACAATCAAATCAAAGGAATAAAGTTTTAATGCTGCAGCAATAACTTTATTTACCCTTTCGACTAGAAATTCACTTGATTTATCGCCATAAGGAAACGCCTGATTATCAAATAAATAAAAATAATTTGCACTTGGGATTTTTTGCCGAACTTCATTATAGACTGATATTCCACCAATGCCTGAATCAAAAATAAGTATATTAGGTGTTCGATTCATGACATCATCCTGCTTATCTTGATTAACATAAAACAACATAAAAAAATGGATATGATATGGTATATGCTAAGCAAAATCTGATTTATTGCAAGATATCACTGAATGAATAATCTATTTTTAATGTTCGGAACCAACCAGATATTAAAGAAAATCGTTATAAAAATTGATATTTAATAGCATCTAGTTGTTCAACACATTAATAAAATCCATACATTAATTTTAATAAAATTAACTGGCTTTTTAGTAGTGAGTTGATTAGAATAGCCGTCTAGACGCTCAAACTGCTAGATAGATAATTAAAAATTAAAATCTTTCTATGCATCTAACTCAGTATTTAGGAGAGTATAAATGTCAGAATTCTTATTTACCTCTGAATCTGTTTCAGAGGGTCATCCGGATAAAATAGCCGATCAAATCTCGGATGCTGTGCTTGATGCCATTTTAAAGCAAGACCCTAAAGCACGTGTAGCTTGTGAAACGTATGTTAAAACAGGAATGGCCTTAGTCGGAGGTGAAATTACCACTTCTGCATGGATTGATATTGAAGAATTAACTAGAAAAACTATTCAAGATATTGGTTACACTAGTTCTGAAATGGGATTTGATGCCCGTTCTTGTGCGGTATTAAATGTTATTGGTAAACAATCTCCTGATATTAATCAAGGCGTTGACCGTTCGAATCCATTAGATCAAGGTGCAGGTGATCAAGGAATTATGTTTGGCTATGCAACAAATGAAATGCCAAATTTAATGCCTGCTGCCATTACCTTTGCTCATGAACTAATGAAACGTCAAGCCTTAGTTCGTAAGAATGGATTATTACCGTGGTTAAGACCAGACGCAAAGAGCCAAATTACTTTAATATATGAAGATAATAAAATTAAAGGGATTGATGCTATCGTATTATCAACACAACATGCTGAAGAAATCTCACTTGATGTGTTAAAAGAAGCAGTAATGGAAGAAATTATTAAACCTGTGTTACCAGCTGAATGGTTAACCTCTCGTACCAAATATTTTATCAATCCTACTGGACGATTTGTCATTGGCGGTCCTATGGGAGACTGTGGTTTAACAGGTCGTAAAATTATTGTTGATACTTATGGCGGAGCAGCTCGTCACGGTGGTGGTGCGTTCTCAGGCAAAGATCCATCAAAAGTAGATCGTTCAGCAGCTTATGCTGCCAGATATGTTGCTAAAAATATTGTCGCAGCTGGATTGGCAGATCGTTGTGAATTACAAATTTCGTATGCAATTGGTATTGCCGAACCAACTTCTATATATATTAATACCTTTGGTACGGAGAAAGTTTCTCACCGAACTATTGTTGAATTAGTCAAAGAGTTTTTTGATTTACGTCCTTATGGTTTAATTAATATGTTAAATCTGATTCAACCTATCTACCAAAAAACAGCATCATACGGACACTTTGGGCGCGATGAATTCCCTTGGGAAAGTATTGATAAAGCTGAACTGTTGCGCGATGCAGCTAACCTAAAATAATTGCCTAAGCTTTCACGGTACAACCGTGAAAGTTTTCTTCTAATAATGCAACAAATTAATCATTCCAGAATACCGATTCGACTTCAGAATCAAGTTTTATCTTGTTTAAGACAATATTTATCACTTGCAAATCAGTTTTTTCATACTGAATTCTTTGAGCCTAAAATAGAATATAAAAACAAAGGTAGTATAGCTGGTAGTGCTTTATTGAATAAGTGGCAGATTCAACTTAATCGTTCAATGTTAATAGAAAATCAACTACTTTTCATCAATGAAGTTATTCCTCATGAACTAGCACACTTA
Above is a genomic segment from Frischella perrara containing:
- the murI gene encoding glutamate racemase; this translates as MNRTPNILIFDSGIGGISVYNEVRQKIPSANYFYLFDNQAFPYGDKSSEFLVERVNKVIAAALKLYSFDLIVIACNTASTICLPSLRQSFLIPIVGVVPAIKPATLITQNKCIGLLATKATVQRQYTYNLINEFAQGFHIELLGVSELAMIAEAKLQGIAVDKEKLNMLMQPWLQLTVVPDTIVLGCTHYPFIKDELQEIFPLSTFIDSGHAIASRVHYLLKDNYDLALINDKNQMSHTVISTLFNPQVDKTLESLKKYDLIKYQLVNI
- the metK gene encoding methionine adenosyltransferase encodes the protein MSEFLFTSESVSEGHPDKIADQISDAVLDAILKQDPKARVACETYVKTGMALVGGEITTSAWIDIEELTRKTIQDIGYTSSEMGFDARSCAVLNVIGKQSPDINQGVDRSNPLDQGAGDQGIMFGYATNEMPNLMPAAITFAHELMKRQALVRKNGLLPWLRPDAKSQITLIYEDNKIKGIDAIVLSTQHAEEISLDVLKEAVMEEIIKPVLPAEWLTSRTKYFINPTGRFVIGGPMGDCGLTGRKIIVDTYGGAARHGGGAFSGKDPSKVDRSAAYAARYVAKNIVAAGLADRCELQISYAIGIAEPTSIYINTFGTEKVSHRTIVELVKEFFDLRPYGLINMLNLIQPIYQKTASYGHFGRDEFPWESIDKAELLRDAANLK